TGACCACTACTGGTTTTATGATAATATACTAACCGAATTAGTGGATACTTTTTATAAAAATGGTGGTAAATACCTTTTCATTGATGAAGTTCATAAGTATCCTAATTGGTCACGCGAACTAAAGAATATTTATGATAGTTTTCCTGATTTAAAAGTTGTATTTACCGCTTCATCTGCACTTGATATTTACAGAGGTGAATCTGATTTGAGTAGAAGAGTCATTACTTATGAATTGCCCGGTTTATCATTCAGGGAGTATTTAAGTTTTTTAAACATTTACCATACTGAAAAGATAAGCTTTGAGGAGCTGCTTGAAAAGCATCAAATATTGAGTACAGAAATTACCGAAAAAAATAAAATCTTATACCACTTTAAAAACTATCTGAAACATGGTTATTTTCCATATTTCAAGGAAGCTGCGGAAACTGATTATCACATGAAATTACTTCAAACAATTAATGCGGTATTAGAGTCTGATTTATCTTTTACACATGGTTATTCTGCTCAGACAGCCTTTAAGATTAAAAAATTTTTAAGTATCCTGGCATATTCAGTGCCATTCAAGCCTAATATTGCTGCATTGGCCAGAAAGCTTGATGTAAGCCGGGATATGGTTTATGATTGGTTTAGCCTGTTGGAAAGTGCAAGATTAGTAAATCTGATAAACACAAAAAGTAAGGGAGTAGCCTATCTGCAGAAGCCTGATAAAGTATATTTAGAGAACACGAACATGGCTT
This genomic interval from Chitinophagaceae bacterium contains the following:
- a CDS encoding ATP-binding protein, giving the protein MEQLFNHQNYLLKQVSNKFIRQLFHEINWGNRMLAIKGPRGSGKTTLLLQYIKYELKQPVNKALYISLDHYWFYDNILTELVDTFYKNGGKYLFIDEVHKYPNWSRELKNIYDSFPDLKVVFTASSALDIYRGESDLSRRVITYELPGLSFREYLSFLNIYHTEKISFEELLEKHQILSTEITEKNKILYHFKNYLKHGYFPYFKEAAETDYHMKLLQTINAVLESDLSFTHGYSAQTAFKIKKFLSILAYSVPFKPNIAALARKLDVSRDMVYDWFSLLESARLVNLINTKSKGVAYLQKPDKVYLENTNMAYAFLKEPNIGSIRESFFMNQLTNAKLSFTLPKKGDFQIGEKFIFEIGGKQKTKSQLKNIDNAFFALDDIEIGYGNKIPLWLFGFLY